From the genome of Gemmatimonas phototrophica, one region includes:
- a CDS encoding carboxymuconolactone decarboxylase family protein, producing MSDHVRSQEPTADESMTVPTAPDAILSSLDVETAALVYLAAVLAGGSEAQMRAALTDAAGTVRTVWVEEVILQTYLFAGFPRALNSAREWRRISGSKAPAQDAFGVDDPQERQAKGEATCATVYGRFYDRLRVNIHDLHPALDRWMVEEGYGKVLSRAPLDLARRELCVVAACAIAKQDRQLHSHLHGALHAGASERTVTAALDVVAPLLDADDVRRYQGLWARVLGK from the coding sequence ATGAGTGACCACGTGCGTTCGCAGGAACCAACGGCCGACGAATCGATGACAGTACCGACGGCGCCTGACGCTATTCTGTCATCGTTGGATGTGGAGACGGCTGCGTTGGTCTATCTCGCTGCGGTGCTGGCGGGCGGCAGTGAGGCGCAGATGCGCGCCGCGCTGACCGATGCCGCTGGCACAGTGCGGACCGTCTGGGTGGAAGAGGTCATCCTGCAGACGTATCTCTTTGCCGGTTTTCCTCGGGCCCTCAACTCCGCGCGTGAATGGCGCCGTATCAGTGGGTCGAAGGCACCGGCACAGGATGCGTTCGGAGTGGACGACCCGCAGGAGCGGCAGGCAAAGGGCGAAGCCACGTGTGCCACCGTATACGGACGGTTCTACGATCGGCTCCGTGTGAATATTCACGATCTGCACCCGGCGCTCGACCGCTGGATGGTGGAAGAAGGGTACGGAAAGGTGTTGTCCCGGGCGCCGCTGGATCTGGCCCGGCGGGAGTTGTGTGTGGTGGCCGCCTGTGCCATTGCCAAGCAGGATCGTCAGCTGCATTCCCATTTGCACGGGGCGTTACACGCGGGGGCGTCGGAAAGGACGGTCACCGCCGCGTTGGACGTCGTCGCGCCCCTCCTCGATGCCGATGATGTTCGTCGCTATCAGGGGCTCTGGGCGCGCGTGCTCGGGAAGTGA
- a CDS encoding tyrosine-protein phosphatase, which produces MIDIHTHLLPGVDDGSPSFDVSLPVLERFAAQGVTTLVCTPHLNASQSAHAPIERHRELFAQLQQRAPAGLALQLGWEIMLDSPNVDLSAPHLALGQSRALLVEFTRGGLPRGASSELRRIARAGRTPVLAHPERYFGCTLDAVREWRRMGVVIQTDASVLMGRGVPADLARNMLSEGLIDILASDNHGDARSLASAREWLLERGADEQVHLLTFANADCVLRDEDPLPVPPLKAGLMERVKRLFGR; this is translated from the coding sequence ATGATTGATATCCACACGCACCTGTTGCCTGGTGTGGACGATGGTTCTCCCTCGTTCGACGTGTCACTGCCAGTGCTGGAACGGTTTGCGGCGCAGGGCGTCACCACGCTTGTCTGCACACCGCACCTGAACGCCAGCCAGTCCGCGCACGCACCGATCGAACGCCATCGCGAGCTCTTTGCCCAGTTGCAGCAGCGGGCGCCGGCGGGGCTGGCGTTGCAACTGGGGTGGGAGATCATGCTCGATAGTCCCAACGTGGATCTGAGCGCGCCGCATCTGGCGTTGGGGCAGTCCCGGGCGCTTCTCGTGGAATTCACGCGGGGCGGCCTCCCACGAGGGGCCAGTAGCGAGCTTCGTCGGATCGCCCGCGCCGGACGCACCCCGGTGCTGGCACATCCGGAGCGATATTTCGGCTGCACGCTCGATGCCGTCCGGGAGTGGCGGAGAATGGGCGTCGTCATCCAGACCGATGCGTCGGTCCTCATGGGACGTGGTGTGCCGGCAGATTTGGCGCGAAACATGTTGAGCGAGGGACTCATCGATATCCTGGCCTCGGATAACCATGGCGACGCTCGCTCGTTGGCAAGCGCGCGCGAATGGCTGTTGGAACGTGGTGCGGATGAACAAGTCCACCTGCTCACGTTTGCCAACGCCGACTGCGTATTGCGCGATGAAGACCCGCTGCCGGTGCCGCCGCTCAAGGCCGGACTCATGGAGCGCGTCAAGCGGTTATTCGGTCGATGA
- the rfaE1 gene encoding D-glycero-beta-D-manno-heptose-7-phosphate kinase, whose amino-acid sequence MTPIITRARLEALLTAARDQHVVIVGDAMLDVYLRGDVDRISPEAPVPVVRVRDRKLALGGAANVAQNVAALGAGCDLVAVVGHDAAGSTLRDHLDAGGMQSRSLVTVARPTTTKTRVMARSQQLVRFDEEDDADLDATDVERVLAAIERTLPQATALVFEDYNKGVLVPAVIEGAIALARSRSLPIVVDPKFRNFFAYRGATVFKPNRRELESALGAAVDLDHPAALPETFARLGVEHLLLTLGERGMALVSADGVVHRVPTTAREVYDVVGAGDTVTAYLATMLAAGANTLEAAIVANYAAGVEVGKLGAATVSPDEVLEAYDAHHADGALLSA is encoded by the coding sequence ATGACGCCAATCATCACTCGCGCCCGGCTCGAGGCGCTTCTGACGGCCGCACGCGATCAGCATGTGGTCATCGTGGGCGATGCCATGCTCGACGTGTACCTCCGCGGCGATGTGGACCGTATCTCGCCGGAAGCGCCGGTGCCCGTCGTTCGCGTCCGCGATCGTAAACTGGCACTGGGCGGGGCGGCCAACGTGGCGCAGAACGTCGCGGCCCTTGGCGCCGGCTGCGATCTGGTGGCAGTGGTCGGCCATGACGCGGCCGGTTCAACACTGCGGGACCATCTCGATGCCGGCGGCATGCAATCCCGGTCGCTGGTCACCGTGGCTCGTCCGACAACCACCAAGACGCGCGTCATGGCCAGATCGCAGCAACTGGTTCGGTTTGACGAAGAAGACGACGCCGATCTTGACGCCACCGATGTGGAACGTGTACTGGCGGCCATCGAACGGACCTTGCCGCAGGCCACTGCCCTCGTCTTCGAGGACTACAACAAGGGCGTGCTGGTTCCGGCGGTCATCGAAGGGGCCATCGCGTTGGCACGCAGCCGCTCGTTGCCCATCGTGGTCGATCCGAAATTCCGGAATTTCTTCGCCTACCGGGGCGCGACCGTCTTCAAACCGAATCGGCGTGAACTGGAGAGTGCCCTCGGCGCGGCGGTGGACCTCGATCACCCCGCGGCGCTGCCGGAAACGTTCGCGCGGCTGGGCGTCGAACACCTGCTGCTCACGCTTGGCGAACGCGGGATGGCGTTGGTGTCAGCCGACGGCGTCGTGCATCGGGTCCCAACGACAGCACGCGAGGTGTACGATGTGGTCGGTGCGGGCGACACCGTCACCGCCTATCTGGCCACCATGCTGGCTGCCGGGGCGAACACGCTTGAGGCAGCCATCGTGGCCAACTACGCCGCAGGGGTGGAAGTCGGCAAACTCGGCGCCGCCACGGTGTCCCCGGACGAAGTACTCGAAGCCTATGATGCGCATCATGCGGATGGGGCTTTGTTGTCCGCCTAG
- a CDS encoding LEA type 2 family protein, with protein MRMKRMVTAVVVAVVATGAVGCAALGRATFKEPDVRLREFNITGLGLSGGSVDVVLSVYNPNGYKLDALKMTYQVDVDSIKLGEGALDSRFVVPEKDSSLVKLPIRFTYAGLGAAGRALIQSGTVNYRVRGDFTVATPLGNFTRPYDQTGRYSSVAGAK; from the coding sequence ATGCGCATGAAACGAATGGTGACCGCCGTGGTAGTGGCTGTCGTCGCCACCGGCGCTGTTGGCTGTGCCGCTCTTGGGCGGGCGACATTCAAGGAGCCGGATGTGAGGTTGCGGGAGTTCAACATCACCGGCCTCGGGCTCTCGGGCGGCAGCGTGGATGTCGTGCTGTCGGTCTATAATCCCAACGGATACAAACTCGACGCCCTCAAGATGACCTATCAGGTGGACGTCGATTCGATCAAACTGGGAGAAGGGGCGCTCGACAGTCGCTTTGTGGTCCCCGAGAAGGATTCCTCGCTGGTCAAACTGCCGATCCGGTTCACGTATGCCGGTCTTGGGGCTGCCGGACGCGCCCTGATTCAATCGGGCACGGTGAACTACCGGGTACGTGGCGATTTTACGGTCGCCACGCCGCTCGGCAACTTCACCCGTCCGTATGATCAAACGGGACGCTACTCCTCCGTGGCGGGCGCGAAATAG
- a CDS encoding SDR family NAD(P)-dependent oxidoreductase has translation MINLTGKKALVTGGARGIGAACARLLAQAGVDVGIAYRSRDEEAQALVRELTDMGVQAFAYKGDLATREANDAFVAMAVEHFGHVDIFVGNSGVWPDVPVPVSALDDERWHHTLATNLDGMFFGARAAVRHMPNGGRLVFISSTAGQRGEAGHADYAASKGAMISFVKSLAVELGSHDITVNSVAPGWVDTEAVIRPFAADRGRIEANIPLGRVASPMDIAGPVLFLASPLARHVTGEILNVNGGSVLCG, from the coding sequence ATGATCAATCTCACTGGGAAGAAAGCGCTGGTGACGGGTGGGGCTCGCGGTATCGGCGCGGCCTGTGCGCGGCTGCTGGCTCAGGCTGGTGTGGATGTGGGGATTGCGTATCGGTCCCGAGACGAAGAAGCACAGGCGCTTGTCCGGGAACTGACGGACATGGGCGTACAGGCCTTTGCGTACAAAGGCGATCTGGCTACACGCGAAGCCAATGATGCGTTCGTGGCGATGGCTGTGGAGCACTTCGGTCACGTGGATATCTTCGTTGGCAACTCCGGGGTCTGGCCAGACGTACCCGTGCCGGTGAGTGCGCTCGATGATGAGCGATGGCACCACACGCTGGCCACCAATCTCGACGGCATGTTCTTCGGCGCTCGAGCGGCTGTGCGGCACATGCCGAATGGTGGACGGCTGGTGTTCATCTCCAGTACTGCGGGTCAGCGCGGCGAAGCCGGGCATGCCGATTATGCCGCCTCCAAGGGGGCGATGATTTCGTTCGTGAAATCGCTGGCGGTGGAACTGGGTTCGCATGATATCACGGTGAACAGCGTCGCCCCCGGGTGGGTGGATACGGAAGCCGTCATCCGCCCCTTCGCGGCCGATCGTGGTCGAATTGAAGCCAATATCCCGCTGGGACGTGTGGCGAGCCCCATGGACATTGCCGGACCGGTCCTGTTCCTCGCCAGTCCGCTGGCGCGGCATGTCACGGGCGAAATTCTGAACGTGAATGGCGGGAGCGTGCTCTGCGGATAA
- a CDS encoding asparaginase, whose product MWIPDSFAKPTSGANLPAAHHVGNGFGPPSQTRSLDVVVSRGGTVESLHRVHAAVVSADGVLLDAARDPELQVWWRSCAKPFQVMPLLRSGGFESLGWGVEELALACASHGGEPEHVEVATRMLARLGLEEGDLACGPHEPLASRGARLARETGQRLTRLHNNCSGKHAAMLARAAQTGASTVGYERPMHAVQQDCLSAVAQWSGVDPTAIGVGVDGCGVSVFSLPLANMALSYARLVRAAAEGDAASRRVVSAMTAHPFLVGGTDRFDTVLMEACGGNVLCKIGAEGVHTFAIVDRGIGFALKVEDGAPRAQYPAVLALLAAYDALPSPLPDALREHMQRAVRNTRGEPVGVVRVGRADVGDRMEFPA is encoded by the coding sequence GTGTGGATTCCTGACTCTTTCGCCAAGCCGACGAGCGGTGCCAACCTGCCCGCTGCGCACCATGTGGGCAATGGGTTCGGCCCGCCTTCCCAGACGCGCAGCCTCGACGTGGTGGTCTCACGTGGGGGGACGGTCGAGTCGCTGCATCGCGTGCACGCCGCGGTCGTGTCCGCCGATGGCGTGCTGTTGGATGCCGCTCGCGACCCCGAGCTGCAAGTGTGGTGGCGCTCGTGCGCCAAACCATTTCAGGTCATGCCGCTGCTGCGGAGCGGCGGTTTTGAGTCCCTCGGGTGGGGAGTGGAAGAGCTCGCTTTGGCCTGCGCGTCGCACGGCGGTGAGCCGGAGCATGTGGAGGTGGCCACGCGCATGCTCGCACGGCTTGGCCTCGAGGAAGGCGATCTCGCCTGTGGCCCGCACGAGCCACTGGCCAGTCGTGGCGCCCGCCTGGCCCGGGAGACCGGGCAACGTCTCACCCGTCTGCACAACAACTGCTCGGGGAAGCATGCGGCGATGCTGGCGCGTGCGGCGCAAACGGGAGCGTCTACGGTAGGGTACGAACGTCCCATGCATGCGGTACAGCAGGACTGCCTGTCGGCCGTGGCGCAATGGAGTGGGGTGGATCCGACCGCCATCGGTGTTGGAGTCGATGGCTGTGGCGTCTCCGTGTTCTCTCTCCCGCTGGCCAACATGGCGCTGTCGTACGCGCGGCTGGTCCGCGCTGCCGCGGAGGGAGATGCCGCCAGTCGCCGCGTCGTGAGCGCCATGACGGCGCATCCGTTTCTGGTCGGTGGGACCGATCGGTTCGACACCGTGCTGATGGAAGCGTGCGGTGGGAATGTGCTTTGCAAAATTGGCGCGGAAGGCGTGCACACGTTTGCGATCGTCGATCGGGGAATCGGCTTTGCGCTCAAAGTGGAGGACGGCGCCCCCCGTGCGCAGTATCCCGCGGTGTTGGCACTGCTGGCCGCCTACGACGCGCTCCCGTCGCCATTGCCTGACGCCCTGCGAGAACACATGCAGCGAGCGGTGCGCAATACGCGGGGCGAGCCGGTGGGCGTCGTGCGGGTTGGCCGTGCCGATGTCGGCGATCGGATGGAATTTCCGGCATGA
- a CDS encoding DMT family transporter, whose protein sequence is MTSPDAVPAARARTSPLLVLAVSVVGISFAAPLIRLSAADPLVIATWRLGFSMIIVAAALAVGGGWREWRSLDRREYLFALGAGVMLAIHFWSWNASLRYTTVAASVSLVNLQPVIIAIVSVLWLHESPSRGQWLGIVLAVVGALVVGVADVPGGVAAIGPALLGTGGSGSSRALFGNALALLGGVSAAGYYLIGRRIRQHLGLWPYVALVYGAAFVVCLVLTQLAGKPLTPQPPREMAIFAGLALGPMLLGHTGMIWALGHLPAFIVNLTTLGEPIGATLLAALLPGIAEVPGWGTIVGGALVLTGVVLAARK, encoded by the coding sequence ATGACATCCCCCGACGCCGTTCCCGCCGCTCGCGCACGGACATCGCCCCTGCTGGTGCTGGCGGTGTCGGTCGTGGGTATTTCGTTCGCCGCTCCGCTGATTCGCCTGTCCGCCGCTGATCCTCTCGTCATTGCGACGTGGCGGCTCGGTTTCTCGATGATCATCGTGGCGGCGGCCCTGGCGGTCGGTGGCGGGTGGCGGGAGTGGCGCAGCCTTGATCGTCGCGAGTATCTGTTTGCGCTCGGGGCCGGTGTCATGCTGGCCATTCACTTCTGGTCATGGAACGCGTCGCTCCGCTATACGACGGTGGCCGCGTCCGTGTCGCTGGTAAATCTGCAGCCGGTCATCATTGCCATCGTGAGTGTGCTGTGGCTCCATGAGTCGCCGTCACGTGGGCAATGGCTGGGCATCGTGTTGGCGGTTGTGGGAGCCTTGGTGGTTGGCGTGGCCGATGTCCCGGGAGGAGTGGCTGCCATTGGGCCGGCGTTACTGGGGACTGGCGGTAGCGGCAGCTCCCGAGCCTTGTTTGGCAATGCCCTGGCGTTGTTGGGTGGGGTAAGCGCCGCAGGCTATTACCTGATCGGTCGCCGTATCCGGCAGCATCTGGGATTATGGCCCTACGTGGCGCTCGTCTACGGTGCCGCGTTCGTCGTCTGTCTCGTGCTCACGCAGCTCGCGGGCAAGCCCCTCACACCTCAGCCGCCACGTGAAATGGCCATTTTCGCCGGGCTGGCGCTGGGTCCCATGTTGCTGGGGCACACCGGGATGATCTGGGCGTTGGGCCACCTGCCAGCCTTTATCGTGAACCTCACCACTCTGGGGGAGCCCATTGGCGCGACCCTCCTGGCGGCCCTGCTGCCAGGAATTGCCGAGGTCCCAGGGTGGGGCACGATCGTCGGCGGGGCCCTGGTGCTGACCGGCGTGGTGCTGGCGGCACGGAAATAG
- a CDS encoding CCA tRNA nucleotidyltransferase has translation MRPPGQVIEVARTLQNAGFEAWCVGGAVRDALLGLAHLDWDLATSATPPEVRRLFKRTVPVGIEFGTIGVLDRDGRMHEVTTFRHDVRTDGRHAEVEFGASLDEDLARRDFTINAIAYDPIARVLRDPFEGQADLQRGVVRAVGNADARMREDRLRALRAIRFAARFDFAIEEATWLAIVASAPFLTRLSPERVKQELDKTMEQVVRPSDALARWRESGAFASLVPTLADAPDSLLRAVDALPVPGLSTRPLRKPLRFAALFSGHDGKAAEQAMRALRFSNQDITTVSVLVDRYARFGASLGDQLASGSAPSGADLRRLAAAVGRLRVAAFLRLCAARWATDDRRVEPRTVRALYRQLLRIAFNEAIEVADLAVDGDDLRRAGIAAGPHLGQTLQRLLDAVIDDPACNTRETLLSLAAHPA, from the coding sequence TTGCGGCCACCGGGCCAGGTCATTGAAGTCGCGCGGACGTTGCAGAACGCGGGCTTTGAGGCGTGGTGTGTTGGCGGTGCCGTGCGCGATGCGCTCTTGGGGCTGGCGCACCTGGACTGGGATCTGGCCACATCGGCCACGCCGCCGGAGGTCCGTCGCCTGTTCAAGCGGACGGTGCCCGTCGGTATTGAGTTCGGCACCATCGGCGTGCTCGATCGGGATGGGCGCATGCACGAGGTCACCACGTTCAGGCATGATGTTCGCACCGACGGCCGCCATGCAGAAGTGGAGTTTGGGGCCTCCCTTGATGAAGATCTCGCGCGGCGTGATTTCACCATCAATGCGATTGCCTACGACCCCATTGCCCGGGTCCTGCGTGATCCCTTTGAGGGGCAGGCCGATCTGCAGCGAGGGGTGGTCCGCGCCGTCGGGAACGCCGACGCACGCATGCGCGAAGACCGCCTGCGTGCATTACGGGCGATCCGCTTTGCCGCACGTTTTGATTTCGCGATTGAGGAGGCGACGTGGTTGGCCATTGTCGCCAGCGCACCGTTCCTCACCCGGTTGTCTCCGGAACGGGTCAAGCAGGAACTGGACAAAACCATGGAACAGGTGGTGCGCCCTTCCGACGCGTTGGCCCGCTGGCGGGAGAGCGGCGCTTTTGCCTCGCTGGTGCCCACCCTCGCCGACGCGCCAGACAGCCTGTTGCGCGCGGTCGATGCCTTGCCGGTGCCGGGGCTCTCCACGAGACCGTTACGGAAGCCGCTGCGGTTTGCCGCGCTCTTTAGCGGTCACGATGGAAAGGCGGCGGAGCAGGCCATGCGGGCGTTGCGCTTTTCCAATCAGGACATCACCACGGTGTCGGTGCTCGTTGACCGGTATGCGCGTTTTGGTGCTTCGCTTGGCGACCAGTTGGCGTCAGGATCCGCGCCGTCCGGCGCCGATCTGCGCCGTCTGGCAGCGGCCGTGGGGCGACTGCGGGTTGCAGCCTTTCTGCGTCTGTGCGCGGCGCGCTGGGCAACCGACGACCGACGGGTGGAGCCCCGCACCGTGCGTGCGTTGTATCGACAGCTCCTGCGGATCGCGTTCAACGAGGCTATCGAGGTGGCGGATCTGGCGGTGGATGGTGATGACCTCCGACGCGCAGGAATCGCGGCCGGTCCGCATCTTGGGCAGACGCTGCAGCGTTTGCTGGATGCGGTCATTGACGATCCCGCGTGCAATACGCGGGAGACACTGCTGTCGCTCGCCGCACACCCCGCGTAA
- a CDS encoding replication-associated recombination protein A: protein MSKGAGKGSEGEGPSLFGGAGKAEPLAARLRPDRLEDVVGQQHLLAPGRPLGDAIRNGTIGSVILTGPSGTGKTTIASLIGRYTQQTVVILNAVTDGIPRLREIVADAERRLNFDGRRTLVVVDEIHRWAKSQQDALLPHVESGVISLCGATTEVPAFAVVGALLSRCRVYALRPLVTEDVVQVVVRAMTDAARGLGARALQAHPDTVRWLGEQSDGDARRALGALEAVATTLADGAAITIEALSAAMGLRVVAYDRVDIDRHAILSAFHKSCRGSEPHAALYWLARALLAGEDAQIFLRRLAAIATEDIGLADPEALPVVMASWEAYRRLGPAEGERAVAQATVYCATAPKSNRLYLAWQAAQQAAQGTPAVPVPAHLLNSEMHLRADEARRVPYQYPHDFPGAFVAQAYLPDQLEGQTYYHPGPFGEEKRIAQRLAWWAERGGPPVASSGTNSSAATADGQTPTTTSGENA from the coding sequence ATGAGCAAAGGCGCGGGGAAGGGCAGTGAGGGTGAGGGGCCGTCTCTCTTTGGCGGTGCCGGCAAGGCCGAACCATTGGCCGCGCGCCTGCGCCCGGATCGGCTTGAGGACGTGGTGGGGCAGCAGCATTTGCTGGCCCCGGGCCGTCCGCTGGGGGATGCCATTCGGAACGGCACCATTGGCAGTGTGATTCTCACCGGCCCGAGCGGAACGGGAAAGACCACCATCGCCAGTCTGATTGGGCGCTATACGCAACAGACCGTCGTGATTCTGAATGCGGTGACGGATGGGATCCCGCGACTGCGTGAGATCGTGGCGGATGCTGAGCGGCGCCTGAACTTTGACGGGCGTCGCACCCTTGTGGTCGTGGACGAAATCCATCGTTGGGCGAAATCGCAGCAGGATGCGTTGTTGCCGCATGTGGAGAGTGGAGTGATTTCGCTCTGTGGAGCAACCACCGAAGTGCCGGCATTTGCGGTGGTGGGTGCACTCCTCTCCCGCTGTCGGGTCTACGCGCTCCGCCCACTGGTGACCGAGGATGTCGTGCAGGTGGTCGTGAGAGCGATGACCGATGCGGCCAGGGGGCTTGGCGCGCGCGCGTTGCAGGCGCACCCGGATACCGTTCGCTGGCTCGGTGAGCAAAGTGATGGCGACGCCCGCCGGGCCCTTGGTGCACTGGAAGCGGTCGCGACGACGTTGGCGGATGGGGCGGCCATCACCATCGAGGCCCTATCCGCCGCCATGGGGCTACGCGTCGTCGCCTACGATCGCGTGGACATCGATCGCCATGCCATCCTTTCGGCCTTTCATAAGTCCTGCCGAGGCTCGGAGCCGCATGCGGCCCTGTACTGGCTGGCCAGGGCACTGTTGGCCGGTGAAGACGCGCAGATCTTCCTGCGACGGCTGGCCGCCATCGCTACCGAAGACATCGGCCTCGCCGATCCCGAAGCCCTTCCGGTGGTGATGGCCTCCTGGGAGGCCTACCGTCGCCTTGGCCCTGCTGAAGGGGAGCGCGCGGTCGCTCAGGCGACGGTCTACTGCGCAACCGCCCCGAAATCCAATCGGCTCTATCTGGCGTGGCAGGCCGCGCAACAGGCGGCGCAGGGCACGCCCGCGGTACCAGTCCCGGCCCACCTGCTGAATTCGGAAATGCACCTGCGCGCCGATGAGGCACGGCGTGTGCCGTATCAGTATCCACACGATTTCCCGGGTGCCTTCGTGGCGCAGGCCTACCTGCCGGATCAGCTGGAGGGGCAAACGTATTATCACCCCGGTCCGTTCGGGGAGGAGAAGCGCATCGCGCAGCGGTTGGCGTGGTGGGCAGAACGCGGGGGACCACCGGTGGCATCCTCGGGTACGAACAGTTCAGCAGCGACCGCCGACGGTCAGACCCCAACGACAACCTCTGGAGAAAACGCGTGA
- the hflX gene encoding GTPase HflX → MQRRSILISREPINLTLPVERAILVSAPFKRSSAKHFVDEHLQELARLADTAGAQVVGTLTQQLDRPHPGTYLGSGKVEELKERIKELGATLVIFDDELSPAQGKNVELIVNTRVMDRAELILDIFATRARSNEARMQVELAQLEYLLPRLTRMWTHLEKMRGGIGMRGPGETQLETDRRLIQHRIRILKERLADVERAREVQRQGRHTHFRVALVGYTNAGKSSILRSMANDSDVFVEDRLFATLDPLTREVEVGDGYTVLLTDTVGFIRKLPHHLVASFRATLSEAREADLLLHVIDSSHPAWEEQRDVVDGVLNDLGLSERPLTYVMNKMDAISAEDASSVRERVANLMPNSLFVSALEPGGLDGLKATLLHSMRNQRPILEVHIPAANGRLIAEVHRDGEVLDQRADDDVIVLRARLDERTIGRLRQSGVRVIVTQGVTRSTSPNVAAVPLP, encoded by the coding sequence ATTCAACGCAGGTCGATTCTCATCAGTCGCGAGCCAATCAATCTCACGCTGCCCGTCGAACGGGCCATTCTGGTCAGTGCGCCGTTCAAGCGGAGCTCAGCGAAGCATTTTGTCGATGAGCACCTTCAGGAACTGGCGCGTCTGGCCGACACGGCGGGGGCACAGGTCGTGGGTACGCTCACGCAGCAACTTGATCGACCGCATCCGGGCACGTACCTCGGCAGCGGCAAGGTCGAGGAACTCAAGGAGCGCATCAAGGAACTGGGCGCGACCCTGGTCATCTTCGATGACGAGCTGTCCCCGGCACAGGGAAAGAATGTCGAGTTGATCGTCAATACGCGCGTGATGGATCGTGCCGAGCTCATTCTCGACATCTTTGCCACGCGGGCCCGCTCGAACGAAGCGAGAATGCAGGTGGAGTTGGCGCAGCTGGAGTACCTGTTGCCTCGCCTCACGCGGATGTGGACCCACCTTGAGAAGATGCGAGGTGGTATCGGTATGCGTGGTCCAGGTGAAACGCAGCTGGAAACGGATCGCCGACTCATTCAGCATCGCATCCGCATTCTCAAAGAACGACTGGCCGACGTCGAGCGGGCGCGCGAGGTGCAGCGCCAGGGGCGGCACACTCATTTCCGGGTGGCGCTGGTCGGGTACACCAACGCCGGGAAATCGTCCATCCTGCGCAGCATGGCCAACGATTCCGATGTGTTTGTCGAAGATCGACTGTTTGCCACGCTCGATCCATTGACGCGTGAAGTGGAAGTCGGTGATGGCTATACGGTGTTGTTGACGGATACCGTGGGTTTCATTCGCAAGTTGCCTCACCATCTGGTGGCATCATTCCGGGCCACACTTTCAGAAGCTCGCGAAGCGGATCTGCTGTTGCACGTGATCGACTCCAGTCATCCGGCGTGGGAGGAACAACGTGACGTCGTGGACGGCGTCCTGAATGACCTGGGATTGTCCGAGCGACCACTCACCTACGTGATGAACAAGATGGATGCGATATCCGCCGAGGATGCCTCGTCGGTTCGCGAGCGCGTGGCCAATCTGATGCCGAATTCGCTGTTCGTGTCTGCCCTGGAGCCGGGTGGGCTCGACGGCCTCAAGGCGACGTTGTTGCACAGCATGCGCAATCAGCGCCCCATTCTCGAGGTCCATATCCCGGCCGCCAATGGGCGACTGATCGCCGAAGTGCATCGGGATGGAGAGGTGCTGGATCAGCGCGCCGACGACGATGTCATCGTGCTTCGCGCGCGGCTCGACGAACGCACGATTGGACGGCTTCGGCAGTCCGGGGTGCGGGTCATCGTTACGCAGGGGGTCACGCGTTCCACGTCCCCTAACGTCGCTGCTGTCCCGTTGCCATAA
- a CDS encoding D-sedoheptulose-7-phosphate isomerase: protein MMTRETSPAVAPLLGALRELATTAERAAAQLEQEIGQALRMVQDTVSRGGTLLFCGNGGSAADAQHMATEYVVRYMRNRRAYPAIALTTDTSLITATGNDFGFDHIFERQIEAIGKAGDLLIIHSTSGNSPNVLLAADAARAKGIPVLALSAKDGGALKDRADLCLVVPTSRTDRAQEIHLCIQHAICDAIEATL from the coding sequence ATGATGACCCGCGAAACTTCCCCCGCCGTGGCGCCCTTGCTGGGCGCTCTCCGTGAATTGGCCACCACCGCGGAACGTGCTGCCGCTCAGCTGGAACAGGAAATTGGCCAGGCGCTGCGCATGGTGCAGGACACCGTGTCCCGAGGGGGGACGCTCCTGTTCTGCGGCAACGGCGGCTCGGCGGCTGACGCGCAGCATATGGCCACGGAGTACGTGGTGCGATACATGCGTAACCGTCGGGCGTATCCCGCCATCGCGCTCACCACAGACACGTCGTTGATCACGGCGACCGGCAACGACTTCGGATTCGATCATATCTTCGAACGACAGATCGAGGCCATCGGGAAGGCGGGGGATCTCCTCATCATCCATTCCACCAGCGGCAATTCCCCGAACGTCTTGCTGGCGGCGGATGCTGCGCGCGCCAAGGGCATTCCTGTGCTGGCCTTGAGTGCCAAGGATGGCGGCGCGCTCAAGGACCGGGCGGATTTATGTCTAGTGGTTCCAACCTCGCGGACCGACCGGGCGCAGGAAATTCACCTGTGCATTCAGCACGCCATCTGTGATGCCATCGAGGCGACGCTATGA